DNA from Pirellulales bacterium:
CCCCGCGCGCGCGATTCCCAGATGCGTGGCGGTCGTGCCTCCCCCGACGTCGACCAGCCGCAGATCGCCGCTGTCGAGCGCGACGCGCAGCCCGTTCGTCGTCAGGTCGGCGCGCACAACGCTTCCCGCCGGAGGATGGGCCTCGAGCAGTCGGGCAATGTCACCCAGCGTCTTCGCGCCGCTCAGATCGATCGTCGAGGTGGTCGTGCCGTTCGAGATCTGCACGCTCCCGAGCGGCACTCCTTCGCCGTCGAAAAGATCGGCCAGCGGCGTGTCGGCCGAGACCACGGGATTCAGGTCCGCCGTCCCTTGGACGGAGCTCGAGAACGTGCCGAACACGTCGTGACCGGTGATGTTCGTGGCAAACAGCACGTCGAGATCGGCGTAGCTGAGCAGTGTCCCTTCGTTGCCGCGGTACTCGACATGCTCCCCCCGCATGGCAAAGGGGCGATCGGCGGTCTGCGTGCCAGCGAAGAGATAGCGGTCGCGAAAGCGCTGGTTGCCCAAATCGATCAACTGCGCGATGGCGCGATTGACGTCGCTGACCGCCGCTTGGCGCTGCAGATCGCTGGCGGTCGAATCGGAGACGGAGAGTGCAATGCCACGGATCTCGGCCAGCAAGTCGGACACGCCGCCGAGGCTCGTATCGGTGGCCCGCAGATAAGAGGCGTTCGTGGTGAGATTCGTTTGCACCGTCGTCTTGCGCTCGAGCAACTGCTGCAGCCCGACCGCGCGCAAGGCCGAAGGAGCGTCGTCGCTGGGCAGGATGATCCGTCTGCCCGAGCTGAGTTGCGTCTGCAGACGAAAGAGCTCGAGCTGGTCGGACTGCAATTGCGCCAGGAGTCGCTGGCGGCCGAGCTGGTCGCTGATGCGCGTCGTTGGAACGGGGATGATCGTGCCCATGACCGCTCGAGACTCTGGAGGCTAGGCGAAACGGTGTTTCGGTAGTTCGTCGCGTCAGACCGTGACCAGGATGCCGATCAGGTCGTTGATGGTCGTGATATAACGGGCGGTGGCCTGAAACGCGCGTTGCAGCGTGATCAGCTTGACCGCCTCTTCGTCGAGGCTCACGCCGCTGATGGCGAGCTTTTGCCCCTTGAGCGTTTCCTCGAAGACGGTAAATCCATTCGTCGTGGCGCGGGCCGCCGCCGAGGCCTGGGTCACTTCGCTCGTGAGCCGATCGTAGAGCGTCGCAAGCGAGACGCCGTTTCGCGAGGCGAGCGGTTTGTCGAGAAAGTTCGCCATCTCAACGGCATTGGTCGTATCGGCGCCGATCCCCTGGCGACTGGCCGCGAACAGGGCGGCATCCTGCAGCAATTCGCCGCGCACGCCCAGGTCGGCGGCCGTGCTACCCGAGAAGAAGACGCCCAGGCCAAGCGAGGCGAGCACGCCGCTCGTGTCGTCGGCAAAGGCGAACTGCAGGTTGTTCGAATCGGCCGTGATGCGCACGCGGCGATCGGTGGTGATGGTGGCCGAGATGCCGCGCACCGCGTCGAGCTGCGCCACCAGATCGGCCAAGGACGTATCGGTCCCCAGGCCATCGAGATCGACGCGAATGTTGGTCGTTTCGGTGAGCTTCGTATCGGTGTTGTACACCTGCACCTGAAAGCCACCATGCTCGACGCCGAAAGGCAGCCCGACGGCATCGAGCGGCAGTGCCGTATTGCTGACGCCATAGCCCGACGTCAGGCTGCTATACCCCTTCAGCCCCTGCCCCGACGAGAAGAGCTTGTTGAACTCGAAGGCCAGGCTCGTGGCGAACGAGTTGATCTGATCGATGAAATTGCCCAGGATCTGGTCGCGCGATTCATACAGGCCGGCCAGCTCGCCCGACGAGACGCGCAGCGGCGAGTTCGTTTCGCGAATGCGAATCTCCGCGACCGAGAGCCCGCGATCCGAGGCGTAGTTGACTTCGACCTTGCGCGAAGTGGCCTCGAAGACCAGGAACTCGCCCCCCACAAAGAGGTTGACCGAGCCACTCGACTGTTCTTGCGCGTCGAAATTGATCAACTCGGCCAGATTGGCCAGCGCCTGCTGACGCTGGTCGCGCAGACCGACGGCGTCGCTGCTCGAACCGTCCCCCCCTTCGATCTGCGCGATGCGGACGTTGAGCGTGCGAATCTCTTCCACCAGGCGATTGATATCGTTGCCGATGGCGATCACTCGATCGTTGAGGTCCGAACGGATTTGCTTGGCGCGCGAGTCGAGCCGCTGAATGTCGGCCGCCAGCGTGCGCCCCTGCAACACGGCCAGATTGCGCACGGAAACGCTTTCCGGCTGCGTGAGAATCTCGGAGATGCTGGAAAAGAAGTTGTTGAGCGACGAGCTGAGATCCGTACTCGACAGTTCGCCGATCAGCCCTTCGAGTTGCAGGTAACTGTCGCGCTGCGTCGAGGCGTTCGCCCGGTCGCTCGTGGCGCCGCGCAGACGCTCTTCGAGAAAGTGATCGATCTTCTGCACGATGCCGTTGACCTGCACGCCCAGGCCGAGCAACAAACGACCCAGTTGTTGCGTGGGCGCGGGAGCGAACACCACCTCTTCGCGGATGTATCCCGGGGTGTTCGCGTTCGCGATATTCTGGCCGATAACC
Protein-coding regions in this window:
- the flgK gene encoding flagellar hook-associated protein FlgK, with amino-acid sequence MSLSGSIRLGANALQAQQIGLQVIGQNIANANTPGYIREEVVFAPAPTQQLGRLLLGLGVQVNGIVQKIDHFLEERLRGATSDRANASTQRDSYLQLEGLIGELSSTDLSSSLNNFFSSISEILTQPESVSVRNLAVLQGRTLAADIQRLDSRAKQIRSDLNDRVIAIGNDINRLVEEIRTLNVRIAQIEGGDGSSSDAVGLRDQRQQALANLAELINFDAQEQSSGSVNLFVGGEFLVFEATSRKVEVNYASDRGLSVAEIRIRETNSPLRVSSGELAGLYESRDQILGNFIDQINSFATSLAFEFNKLFSSGQGLKGYSSLTSGYGVSNTALPLDAVGLPFGVEHGGFQVQVYNTDTKLTETTNIRVDLDGLGTDTSLADLVAQLDAVRGISATITTDRRVRITADSNNLQFAFADDTSGVLASLGLGVFFSGSTAADLGVRGELLQDAALFAASRQGIGADTTNAVEMANFLDKPLASRNGVSLATLYDRLTSEVTQASAAARATTNGFTVFEETLKGQKLAISGVSLDEEAVKLITLQRAFQATARYITTINDLIGILVTV